The following are encoded together in the Saliniramus fredricksonii genome:
- a CDS encoding UDP-glucuronic acid decarboxylase family protein, which translates to MASITENGIDLRAGSKRAARSILVTGGAGFLGSHLCDLLLKQGHEVISLDNYFTGSVTNLGDAFESARFRAIEHDIILPIPEELPRFDEIYNLACPASPVHYQLDPLKTALTSAGGVWNVMARARRDNARIFHASTSEVYGDPTVHPQPESYHGNVNPIGPRACYDEGKRFAETILSDFTRSTGLPVRIARIFNTYGPRMHPEDGRVVSNFIVQALLGRDLTIYGSGRQTRSFCFMDDLIAGFDALMHAPGATAEPVNLGNPHEITVVELAEMVLDMVGGRSRILRLPLPVDDPQRRRPDISRAKNILGWKPRVPLEEGLAATIRYFDRRLAEEQTRPRKRVAAAVAPPFAAAI; encoded by the coding sequence ATGGCGTCGATAACCGAAAACGGCATCGATCTGCGCGCAGGCAGCAAGCGTGCGGCGCGAAGCATTCTGGTGACGGGCGGAGCCGGGTTTCTCGGCTCACATTTGTGCGACCTGCTGCTGAAACAGGGTCACGAAGTCATCAGCCTGGACAATTATTTTACCGGTTCAGTCACCAATCTCGGTGATGCCTTTGAAAGCGCGCGTTTTCGTGCAATCGAACACGACATCATCCTGCCGATCCCGGAGGAGCTGCCGCGTTTTGACGAGATCTATAACCTTGCCTGTCCGGCATCACCGGTTCATTACCAGCTCGATCCACTGAAGACGGCGCTGACCTCCGCAGGCGGGGTCTGGAACGTGATGGCTCGGGCGCGCCGCGACAATGCGCGGATCTTCCACGCCTCTACCTCGGAGGTCTATGGCGATCCCACGGTGCACCCGCAGCCGGAATCCTATCACGGCAACGTCAATCCCATCGGGCCGCGCGCCTGCTACGACGAAGGCAAGCGGTTCGCCGAGACGATCCTGAGCGATTTCACCCGCTCCACCGGCCTGCCGGTGCGGATCGCGCGCATCTTCAACACCTACGGCCCGCGCATGCATCCGGAAGACGGGCGCGTCGTCTCCAACTTCATCGTCCAGGCCCTGCTGGGGCGCGATCTGACGATCTATGGCTCGGGTCGGCAAACGCGTTCATTCTGCTTCATGGATGATCTCATCGCCGGTTTCGATGCGCTGATGCACGCGCCCGGGGCCACGGCGGAACCGGTCAATCTCGGCAACCCGCACGAAATCACCGTGGTCGAGCTCGCCGAGATGGTGCTCGACATGGTGGGCGGGCGCTCGCGCATCCTGCGCCTGCCCCTGCCCGTCGATGATCCGCAGCGCCGCCGGCCCGATATCAGCCGCGCGAAGAACATCCTCGGCTGGAAGCCGCGCGTGCCTCTTGAGGAGGGGCTCGCCGCAACAATCCGGTATTTCGATCGGCGCCTTGCCGAGGAACAGACGCGCCCGCGCAAGCGTGTCGCGGCGGCAGTCGCA